The Anaerolineae bacterium genome window below encodes:
- a CDS encoding glycosyltransferase family 39 protein: protein MSPAATWSRILLGLILVGYVVIASLYAVFTPAWQAPDEPAHYNYIRDLAEKGQLPILQPGDYNQGYLEEIKARRFPADMSVDPIRYESHQPPLYYVLAVPVYRLADGRLIALRLFSVALGVGLLWTIYRLLRIALPGREGLALGGTAFAAFLPQHIAMSAAVNNDILGEWILAGCAALSLAYLRSKGDWRRDRWLLLGLALLTGLGFLTKTTAYLAWPLVFLAILWRGASDGRDWARRLALGLGPGILLGLPWWVRNWLVYGPGDILGLRQHNLVVVGQPRTSEWLAQMGSVELLRQAGVTTFRSFWGQFGWMGVLMDSRIYLALAILSAVIAVGCLVAVWEVLQPGRRPGPHVRPRAIESLERGEQHHSDESSPATMINEGSAQRQVIAWMLVWLLLTIGAYVWYNLTFVQHQGRYLFPALPVWGLCFAVGLDRVLQPRLSQWMAGLLLIATLGYLVFGLSRGHVSRWTAALGGGAGIALGFVGLTPARWRGVYLALVYLGMAALDLLALFGFIVPQLRP, encoded by the coding sequence ATGTCACCTGCCGCCACATGGTCGCGCATCTTGCTCGGTTTAATCCTCGTGGGTTACGTGGTCATCGCCAGCCTATATGCTGTCTTCACCCCCGCTTGGCAAGCCCCCGATGAACCGGCCCACTATAACTACATCCGTGACCTGGCTGAGAAGGGACAACTCCCCATCCTTCAGCCGGGCGATTACAATCAGGGTTATCTCGAGGAGATCAAGGCGCGCCGCTTCCCCGCTGACATGTCTGTAGATCCCATCCGATACGAGTCTCATCAGCCTCCGCTCTACTATGTGCTAGCAGTGCCTGTGTACCGGTTGGCCGATGGTCGGTTGATCGCGTTGCGCCTCTTCAGCGTGGCGCTGGGGGTAGGGCTGCTATGGACGATCTATCGGCTTCTGCGCATCGCACTTCCGGGCCGCGAGGGACTGGCGTTGGGGGGAACGGCCTTTGCGGCGTTTTTACCCCAGCACATAGCGATGAGCGCAGCCGTCAACAACGATATCCTGGGCGAGTGGATTCTCGCCGGATGCGCGGCTCTGTCGTTGGCTTATCTGCGCAGCAAAGGGGACTGGCGACGCGACCGTTGGCTGCTCCTAGGCCTGGCTCTGCTCACCGGGCTAGGCTTTCTGACTAAGACTACCGCTTATTTGGCGTGGCCGTTGGTTTTCCTAGCGATTCTATGGCGCGGCGCGAGTGATGGTCGGGATTGGGCCCGGCGTTTGGCGTTGGGATTGGGGCCTGGGATACTGCTGGGATTGCCCTGGTGGGTCCGTAACTGGCTGGTATACGGCCCCGGCGACATCCTGGGCCTCAGGCAGCACAACTTGGTAGTGGTTGGCCAGCCGCGCACGAGCGAATGGCTGGCACAGATGGGATCGGTCGAGCTATTGCGACAGGCAGGTGTCACCACCTTTCGTAGCTTCTGGGGACAATTCGGTTGGATGGGCGTGCTCATGGACAGCCGCATCTACCTTGCGCTGGCGATCCTGAGCGCGGTGATAGCGGTGGGATGCCTGGTGGCGGTCTGGGAGGTGCTTCAGCCTGGCAGACGACCAGGTCCTCATGTTCGTCCGAGGGCTATAGAAAGCCTTGAAAGAGGAGAGCAACATCATAGTGACGAGAGCTCGCCGGCTACGATGATCAACGAGGGGAGCGCGCAGAGGCAAGTGATTGCGTGGATGCTGGTGTGGCTGCTACTGACCATTGGCGCATATGTTTGGTACAATCTGACATTTGTGCAGCACCAAGGGCGCTACCTGTTCCCAGCGTTGCCAGTTTGGGGGCTGTGCTTCGCTGTGGGATTGGATCGGGTGTTGCAACCGCGCCTTAGCCAGTGGATGGCAGGCTTGCTACTGATCGCCACATTGGGCTATCTCGTTTTCGGCCTCTCTCGTGGCCATGTGAGCCGATGGACGGCTGCGCTAGGGGGCGGGGCGGGGATCGCATTGGGCTTTGTCGGCTTGACGCCGGCGCGATGGCGCGGTGTGTATCTGGCGCTCGTCTATCTGGGGATGGCCGCCCTCGATCTGCTGGCGCTGTTCGGGTTTATCGTGCCGCAGCTTCGCCCTTAG